A single window of Desulfovibrio sp. G11 DNA harbors:
- a CDS encoding beta strand repeat-containing protein — MILSKNAIGNLINRYKAVLGKCRLINTFGSLALAAALPLGSTGLAMAADWDGGNLTVGSGGDQTSLEVNAKAVVLKGTLTITDGGTVTVNSPGSISAGDGATPSNGKLLVTGGTLNVNGYSDSRDLQITGGTVNIKGTNGKGWRENGLGGYAETVDESGDTASTGLPTLVSGTNTVVNITSANLFGGAATEFETAQLKIADGATVNLMGLSPDENHTKDFDDAGMLFTGKGAAPLNKDSANLLITGDSTRINVAQGNHGVFNAGVTHITDGATVDVQGGLLLTGYLNTPPSEPGQTVTEAMTGALDGYTRVTDGGSILVGNKGHLFLNKGMTLDVAANGVLDNGGKVNLYADSTLAYSAGGDHKLTGIVANAGTLSVTDAHLDLTGAELEEFSDTAGTIAVKRVHDATSNQMARADMTDAQLDGWLEKGGSVTVQGTAARHARLHLGENATVDAASITGGSAAVTGKVTLLGEGSIQAQNIKLTGDALAIDSTGSQGNRIKANSLALTPDADFTLASGELFLKGEAGSALGFAGSEGKGLQIADKGILKLGEDANPGGDINANVTSEGVVDVAQGKWTLAAGKTLDIQGGSLTVGGTLDVTPGGLMTDSGATAEITNVGKVLANKDALGITDDFTDSNLAAKFDVAGGGTLKVDDLGALTLTKLGTLKASLMYGNGLFDVGSASIEGITPTNGTVAYDDVSALGNTTSDSLRNATVTSVTGALSGGFAGVELDNTFTNDLVATDTALQLTGAKGGNIVSDSNGDAADVSVAGTGTLVLGDAGSKNSGTLGDVSFTGPGSLVAVGNGGGGFTVGNINGGSSTITASGTSLYADNISAGSLTATHGSIGAADIILTGAANVTGGSLVAQDGITAASLAANNGGSIVAGGDITLTGAANVTSGSIQAENITANSVDLNNGSLVAQSLTVGADSSFTDGAQVNVGTLKASGSDIIVGGSLDTKSTSLVAGSLTLNGGSLLIDPDWAADGPSTVTLLTLGAAQIDGNVGVGMNSMAAIGTTNMGWLAGQVQEATNGAGLTENGVDSALGIYSAQVLDGAHGIIVDGTKTTADFTATPPAANHLDFSGKSLLVVTAAAAVTPDGAISSNTAGGTANIGDGAKLRITDAKVGQDYTVLGTNIDTITLGTDGTGWTGSNFSTDSRMINGSFNALTGVLSTGLNSAANVYPKLDGDLVKVLDNAYTADHVGPAHVDSDVKGVRFLSRVPPATTSSAMMPIWPPKPLKAPPA; from the coding sequence ATGATTTTGTCCAAAAACGCGATTGGTAACCTGATTAACAGGTATAAGGCGGTATTGGGGAAATGCCGCCTGATCAACACCTTCGGCTCGCTGGCACTGGCAGCGGCCCTGCCCCTGGGCAGCACCGGGCTGGCTATGGCGGCAGACTGGGATGGAGGCAACCTGACCGTCGGCTCCGGCGGGGACCAGACAAGCCTTGAAGTGAATGCTAAGGCGGTAGTACTTAAAGGAACCCTGACCATCACTGACGGCGGCACGGTCACCGTGAACAGCCCCGGGAGCATTTCGGCCGGAGATGGCGCTACCCCTTCCAACGGCAAACTGCTGGTAACGGGCGGCACTTTGAACGTCAACGGCTATTCGGATTCCCGCGACCTGCAGATCACGGGCGGAACCGTCAACATCAAGGGCACAAACGGTAAAGGCTGGCGCGAAAACGGCCTTGGCGGCTATGCTGAAACCGTCGATGAAAGCGGCGATACCGCTTCTACCGGCCTGCCCACCCTTGTTTCCGGAACCAATACGGTGGTCAACATCACCTCGGCCAATCTTTTCGGAGGCGCCGCAACAGAGTTTGAGACAGCTCAACTGAAAATTGCCGACGGCGCGACCGTCAACCTTATGGGCCTGTCCCCGGACGAAAACCATACAAAAGATTTTGATGATGCAGGAATGCTTTTTACCGGCAAGGGTGCGGCCCCTCTTAACAAAGACAGCGCCAACCTGCTGATCACCGGCGACAGCACCAGAATCAACGTTGCTCAGGGCAATCACGGTGTATTCAATGCCGGCGTTACCCACATCACAGACGGCGCAACGGTTGATGTTCAGGGCGGCCTTTTGCTGACTGGCTATCTTAACACGCCCCCATCTGAACCGGGCCAAACTGTCACCGAAGCCATGACTGGCGCTCTGGATGGATACACTAGGGTTACTGATGGAGGAAGCATTCTTGTTGGAAACAAGGGGCATCTTTTCCTGAACAAGGGCATGACCCTGGATGTGGCTGCCAATGGCGTGCTGGACAACGGCGGCAAGGTCAACCTTTATGCTGACTCTACGCTTGCCTACAGCGCTGGCGGCGACCACAAGCTGACGGGCATTGTAGCCAACGCAGGCACGCTTTCGGTGACTGACGCCCATCTTGACCTGACCGGAGCCGAGCTTGAAGAATTCAGCGACACTGCCGGAACCATCGCTGTCAAGCGTGTTCATGATGCTACTAGCAACCAGATGGCCCGTGCGGACATGACTGACGCCCAGCTTGACGGCTGGCTTGAAAAGGGCGGGTCCGTAACCGTCCAAGGTACCGCTGCGCGGCACGCCCGCCTGCATCTGGGCGAAAATGCCACTGTGGATGCCGCAAGCATTACCGGCGGCTCCGCGGCCGTAACCGGCAAGGTCACTCTTTTGGGCGAAGGCAGCATTCAGGCGCAAAACATAAAGCTGACCGGCGATGCACTCGCCATTGACAGCACCGGGTCCCAGGGTAACCGCATCAAGGCCAACAGCCTTGCCCTTACTCCGGATGCGGACTTTACGCTTGCGTCCGGCGAGCTTTTTCTCAAGGGCGAGGCAGGCTCCGCGCTCGGCTTCGCGGGCAGCGAAGGCAAGGGTCTGCAAATAGCCGACAAGGGCATACTGAAGCTTGGCGAGGATGCAAATCCCGGCGGCGACATCAATGCCAACGTTACGAGCGAGGGCGTAGTTGACGTTGCCCAGGGCAAGTGGACGCTGGCCGCAGGCAAGACGCTGGATATCCAGGGTGGCAGCCTCACCGTTGGCGGCACCTTGGACGTGACCCCGGGCGGGTTGATGACCGACAGCGGTGCAACAGCCGAAATCACAAACGTCGGTAAGGTGCTGGCCAACAAAGACGCTCTGGGTATTACGGACGACTTTACAGACAGCAACCTTGCAGCGAAGTTCGATGTTGCCGGCGGCGGCACGCTCAAGGTCGATGACCTTGGTGCATTGACGCTTACCAAGCTCGGCACCCTCAAAGCCAGCTTGATGTACGGCAACGGCCTGTTTGACGTGGGCAGTGCCTCTATTGAGGGCATTACTCCCACGAACGGCACCGTGGCCTATGATGACGTAAGCGCCCTTGGCAACACCACCAGCGATAGCCTGCGCAACGCCACGGTTACGAGTGTCACTGGTGCCCTCTCCGGGGGCTTTGCCGGGGTGGAGCTTGATAATACTTTTACAAACGACCTTGTTGCTACCGACACCGCCCTGCAACTTACCGGAGCCAAGGGCGGCAACATTGTAAGCGATAGCAATGGGGATGCAGCTGACGTCAGCGTGGCCGGAACCGGAACCCTTGTGCTTGGTGATGCTGGCAGCAAGAACAGCGGTACTTTGGGCGACGTGAGTTTTACTGGTCCCGGCAGCCTTGTGGCCGTGGGCAATGGCGGTGGCGGTTTTACCGTAGGTAACATCAATGGCGGCAGCAGCACCATTACTGCCAGCGGAACCAGCCTCTACGCCGATAACATCTCTGCCGGCAGCCTGACCGCCACCCACGGCAGCATTGGCGCTGCGGATATTATCCTTACCGGCGCAGCCAACGTCACCGGCGGCAGCCTTGTGGCCCAAGACGGCATCACTGCCGCCTCTCTGGCCGCCAACAACGGCGGCAGCATTGTGGCTGGGGGTGACATTACCCTTACTGGCGCAGCCAACGTCACCAGCGGCAGCATCCAGGCTGAGAACATCACTGCCAACAGCGTTGACCTCAACAACGGCAGCCTTGTGGCCCAGAGCCTTACGGTGGGCGCTGACTCCAGTTTCACTGACGGCGCGCAGGTCAATGTGGGTACGCTGAAGGCTAGCGGCTCCGACATCATCGTGGGTGGCTCCTTGGATACGAAGTCCACCAGTCTGGTGGCGGGAAGCCTCACCCTTAACGGCGGCAGTCTGCTCATTGACCCTGACTGGGCGGCTGACGGCCCCAGTACCGTGACTCTGCTCACCCTTGGGGCAGCGCAGATCGACGGCAACGTGGGCGTGGGCATGAACTCTATGGCTGCCATCGGCACCACCAACATGGGCTGGCTTGCCGGACAGGTACAGGAGGCCACCAACGGCGCGGGCCTGACAGAAAACGGCGTGGACTCCGCCCTGGGCATCTACAGTGCCCAGGTGCTTGACGGCGCTCACGGCATTATTGTGGACGGCACAAAAACAACCGCGGACTTTACCGCCACCCCGCCGGCCGCCAATCATCTTGATTTCTCCGGCAAGTCCCTTCTGGTGGTTACCGCTGCCGCTGCCGTCACCCCTGACGGAGCCATCAGCAGCAACACCGCAGGCGGCACAGCCAATATCGGCGATGGCGCAAAACTGCGTATTACTGATGCCAAAGTGGGTCAGGACTATACTGTGCTCGGCACCAATATAGACACAATCACCCTTGGCACTGACGGAACAGGTTGGACAGGCTCCAACTTCAGCACCGACTCGCGCATGATCAACGGTTCGTTTAATGCCCTCACCGGCGTGCTGAGCACGGGACTCAATTCTGCCGCCAACGTTTACCCCAAGCTTGACGGCGACCTTGTAAAGGTGCTGGACAATGCCTACACCGCCGACCATGTCGGTCCCGCACATGTGGACTCCGACGTGAAGGGCGTGCGCTTCCTGTCCCGTGTGCCACCAGCGACAACTTCATCGGCAATGATGCCAATCTGGCCGCCAAAACCATTGAAAGCGCCGCCCGCATAG
- a CDS encoding helix-turn-helix domain-containing protein: MKTLGSRIRFVRGALSQEVFAAKIGVSKGSLGGYERDENLPNSDIILKICQETGVSVEWLLLGTGAPAASDEEGPVGPGKLLAGGTLTLPGMMGVVAPSSMPQNGIAFVPDGKMIQQECARCRRLEERLERLEDERRELSEENRRLWKENSLLNARLARMKARG; encoded by the coding sequence ATGAAAACGCTTGGATCTCGCATCCGTTTCGTGCGAGGAGCATTGTCGCAGGAAGTTTTTGCAGCAAAAATCGGCGTCAGCAAGGGATCACTCGGTGGATATGAGCGTGATGAAAATCTGCCAAACAGTGATATTATTCTGAAAATATGCCAGGAAACCGGTGTGTCTGTTGAATGGCTTCTACTCGGTACAGGCGCCCCGGCTGCATCGGATGAAGAAGGGCCTGTCGGGCCGGGAAAGCTACTGGCAGGCGGTACGTTGACCCTGCCGGGTATGATGGGGGTTGTTGCACCTTCATCCATGCCACAGAACGGAATTGCGTTCGTTCCGGACGGAAAAATGATCCAGCAGGAATGCGCGCGTTGCCGCAGACTTGAGGAGCGGCTTGAGCGCCTGGAAGATGAACGCAGGGAGCTGAGTGAAGAAAACCGGCGCCTTTGGAAAGAAAACAGTCTTCTTAACGCCCGTCTGGCTCGTATGAAGGCCAGGGGTTGA